The following proteins come from a genomic window of Penaeus monodon isolate SGIC_2016 chromosome 22, NSTDA_Pmon_1, whole genome shotgun sequence:
- the LOC119587115 gene encoding histidine decarboxylase-like (The sequence of the model RefSeq protein was modified relative to this genomic sequence to represent the inferred CDS: added 68 bases not found in genome assembly), whose protein sequence is MPRARCSNELNAIHSTATRRDERPAPLATMDTDEYRKRGKEMVDYIADYLDTIRDRRVFPDVKPGYMRELVPEHAPEDPEPWENIFNDIERVVMPGVTHWQSPYMHAYFPALNSYPSLLGDMLADAINCLGFTWASSPACTELEIVVMDWLAKMLGLPEHFLHSYKDSPGGGVIQTTASEATFVCLLAARTEAIQRYQQEYPDLEDAEINSRLVAYCSDQAHSSVEKAGLIGLVKMRYIESDENLTMRGDKVVEAIQNDREKGLIPFFLCATLGTTGSCCFDNLRELGPICEQEELWMHVDAAYAGTAFICPEFRYLMDGIEYAHSLAFNPSKWMMVHFDCTAMWVKNSGSLHRTFNVDPIYLQHENSGLAIDYMHWQIGLSKRFRALKLWFVIRSFGVAGLQKHIREGVRMAQKFEVFVKSDPRFEVPTPRYLGMVVFRLKGENELTEKLLKKINSSGKLHCVPASLKGKYVIRFTVTSTYTTVEDLSRDWAIIRATASEVLSKTPAEEHKTRVFLKDTRKNPDFGTSLLLANSPMSPKIVNGSFAAIFDNNDVLFEFAKKLQQLKFDVKDSPGKAMRRRIKGMLMAGKQYSLDSRMDLVTTLVSSARPGENMPTMRENSVEMQDFQEQGVDTAVQTEGGYSPSRGRSRSVDDGIITPDLKALELDEAIAEAEGESSSPEGEVNHRSRTLNGNVHASICHKCGSAIAAQ, encoded by the exons GCCAGCTCCGCTTGCCACCATGGACACGGACGAATACAGAAAACGGG GCAAGGAAATGGTCGACTACATCGCGGATTACCTCGACACCATCCGAGACCGGCGTGTTTTCCCTGACGTGAAGCCCGGGTACATGCGCGAGCTGGTGCCCGAGCATGCCCCCGAGGACCCCGAGCCCTGGGAGAACATTTTCAACGACATTGAACGCGTCGTCATGCCCGGG GTCACGCACTGGCAGTCACCTTACATGCATGCTTACTTCCCGGCGCTCAACTCCTACCCGTCGCTGCTTGGAGACATGCTTGCAGATGCCATAAACTGCCTCGGGTTTACTTGG GCGTCGTCGCCCGCCTGCACGGAGCTCGAGATCGTGGTGATGGACTGGCTGGCCAAGATGCTAGGCCTACCCGAGCACTTCCTCCACAGCTACAAGGACTCACCCGGCGGCGGCGTCATTCAG ACAACAGCCTCAGAAGCGACGTTCGTGTGTCTGCTGGCGGCGCGGACGGAGGCCATACAGAGGTACCAGCAGGAATACCCTGATCTGGAGGACGCCGAAATTAATTCCCGTCTCGTCGCGTACTGCTCTGATCAG GCTCACTCATCGGTGGAAAAAGCCGGACTCATCGGGCTGGTGAAAATGCGGTACATAGAGAGCGATGAGAACTTGACCATGCGTGGCGATAAGGTCGTCGAAGCTATTCAAAACGATAGGGAAAAGGGCCTTATTCCTTTCTTC TTGTGCGCCACTTTAGGCACGACTGGCTCATGCTGCTTCGATAACTTACGCGAGCTGGGACCCATTT GCGAACAGGAGGAACTGTGGATGCACGTGGACGCTGCCTATGCCGGAACTGCTTTCATCTGCCCCGAATTCCGCTACCTGATGGACGGGATCGAGTACGCCCACTCCCTCGCCTTCAACCCGTCCAAGTGGATGATGGTCCACTTCGACTGCACGGCCATGTG GGTGAAGAACAGCGGTTCTCTCCACCGCACTTTCAACGTGGACCCGATCTACCTCCAGCACGAGAACTCAG GTCTTGCAATTGACTACATG CACTGGCAAATCGGTTTGAGCAAAAGGTTTCGTGCTCTCAAACTGTGGTTTGTTATCAGGAGCTTCGGTGTCGCTGGTCTTCAGAAACACATACGAGAG GGCGTGAGAATGGCGCAAAAGTTCGAGGTGTTCGTGAAGAGCGACCCGCGGTTCGAGGTCCCGACGCCGCGATACCTGGGAATGGTCGTGTTTCGGCTGAAGGGCGAGAATGAACTGACAGAAAAACTGCTGAAAAAGATTAACTCCTCTGGAAAGCTCCATTGTGTGCCAGCATCTCTCAAGGGGAAGTATGTTATTAG GTTCACGGTGACGTCGACCTACACCACTGTCGAGGACCTCTCCCGCGACTGGGCCATCATCCGCGCCACCGCCTCCGAAGTCCTCAGCAAGACACCCGCAGAAGAACACAAGACGCGCGTGTTCCTAAAAG ACACCCGCAAGAACCCGGACTTCGGTACGTCCCTCCTCCTCGCCAACTCCCCGATGTCGCCCAAGATCGTGAACGGCTCCTTCGCCGCCATCTTCGACAACAACGACGTTCTCTTCGAGTTCGCCAAGAAACTCCAGCAGCTCAAGTTCGACGTCAAGGATTCGCCCGGCAAAG CCATGAGGAGGCGCATCAAGGGAATGCTCATGGCCGGGAAGCAGTACTCCCTCGACTCCCGCATGGACCTCGTCACGACCCTGGTGAGCTCCGCCAGGCCTGGGGAGAACATGCCCACCATGAGGGAAAACAGCGTGGAAATGCAGGACTTCCAGGAACAGGGCGTGGACACAG CTGTGCAGACGGAGGGCGGCTACAGTCCCTCGCGAGGGAGGTCGCGAAGCGTCGACGATGGCATCATCACCCCCGACTTGAAGGCACTGGAGCTGGACGAGGCCATTGCGGAGGCGGAAGGGGAGTCCTCCTCTCCCGAGGGTGAGGTCAACCACAGATCCCGGACCCTGAACGGCAACGTGCACGCCAGCATCTGCCACAAGTGCGGTTCCGCCATTGCAGCgcagtga